From one Peredibacter starrii genomic stretch:
- a CDS encoding phosphoenolpyruvate carboxykinase (ATP), producing MISWWNECVSDKVNCIQNLDMDALVKEALKNKEGILSADGALVVQTGSFTGRAADDKYVVRDNYSDSRIHWEGVKAMKPDAFEKLKTEFIRDFNREPRSLYMMERSVGADENYSLGVRLMTTHATHALFARHMFRDSIKNPEMGFFTIFHNPNIVLDPKTFGLRSPTVIAINFERGEILIGGTAYAGEVKKAIFSVMNVLLPDRGVLPMHAGSNIDENNKVTVFFGLSGTGKTTLSTDEGKYLIGDDEHGISPAGIFNIEGGCYAKTYNLTEKGEPQVYHAVNSYGAILENVVLDENKRPKFDDKSITENGRGSYPLTFISDASETGLGPFPSNIFFLSADAMGVLPAIAKLDSEQAMYYFLSGYTAKLAGTEVGLAGIKAAFSHCFGAPFMMRHPQHYAELLKKYLESHKVNVWLVNTGWYAGPYGEGTRYDLSITRSIIRGIQKGLPDNTRFSREAVFGLSIPESIPGVESKFLNARALWSDGRKYDVMAQNLKQLFSDNYKKISPETSTIEYQI from the coding sequence ATGATCTCTTGGTGGAATGAATGTGTTTCGGACAAAGTGAATTGCATCCAAAACCTAGATATGGATGCTCTGGTTAAGGAGGCCTTAAAAAACAAGGAGGGAATCCTGAGTGCGGATGGGGCCTTAGTGGTCCAAACCGGCAGTTTTACAGGCCGGGCCGCGGATGACAAGTATGTGGTAAGGGATAACTACTCCGATTCTCGAATTCATTGGGAAGGGGTCAAGGCCATGAAGCCGGACGCTTTCGAAAAGCTAAAAACCGAATTTATTAGAGATTTCAACCGAGAACCCCGCTCTCTGTACATGATGGAGCGCTCGGTGGGGGCCGATGAAAACTATTCATTGGGTGTGAGATTAATGACTACACATGCGACCCACGCACTGTTTGCCCGCCACATGTTTCGGGACTCCATCAAAAATCCGGAAATGGGCTTTTTTACCATTTTCCATAACCCGAATATTGTCTTGGACCCGAAAACTTTCGGACTCCGGAGTCCAACTGTAATCGCCATTAATTTTGAGCGAGGGGAAATCCTGATTGGAGGGACGGCCTACGCCGGTGAAGTGAAAAAGGCGATCTTCTCGGTGATGAACGTTCTTCTTCCTGACCGTGGTGTACTTCCGATGCATGCAGGTTCAAATATCGATGAAAATAATAAAGTCACGGTTTTCTTCGGGCTTTCTGGCACTGGGAAAACAACTCTTTCTACGGATGAAGGGAAGTATCTCATTGGTGATGATGAACATGGAATTTCACCGGCCGGAATTTTTAATATCGAGGGTGGTTGTTACGCCAAGACCTACAACTTAACCGAGAAAGGGGAACCTCAGGTTTATCATGCGGTAAACAGTTACGGTGCCATTCTTGAAAATGTGGTCTTAGATGAAAACAAACGTCCCAAGTTCGATGATAAATCGATCACTGAAAATGGGCGAGGTTCATATCCTTTGACTTTCATTAGTGATGCTTCCGAGACGGGCCTTGGACCTTTTCCTTCCAATATTTTCTTTTTAAGTGCGGATGCGATGGGAGTTTTACCAGCGATTGCAAAACTCGATAGTGAGCAAGCGATGTACTATTTCCTTTCTGGTTATACGGCGAAACTCGCGGGGACAGAAGTTGGTCTCGCTGGAATCAAGGCCGCATTCTCTCACTGCTTTGGGGCACCGTTCATGATGAGACATCCTCAGCACTATGCCGAGTTATTAAAAAAATATCTCGAGTCTCACAAAGTGAATGTCTGGTTAGTAAACACAGGTTGGTATGCGGGTCCTTATGGCGAAGGCACTCGTTATGATCTTTCTATAACCAGAAGTATCATCCGAGGAATTCAGAAGGGTCTTCCGGATAATACGCGCTTTTCCCGAGAAGCTGTTTTTGGTCTCAGCATTCCAGAATCAATTCCGGGAGTGGAGAGTAAATTCCTGAATGCCCGAGCGTTGTGGAGTGATGGTAGGAAATACGATGTGATGGCGCAGAATCTGAAACAATTGTTCTCGGATAACTACAAGAAGATTTCGCCGGAAACATCGACGATCGAATATCAAATTTGA
- a CDS encoding FMN-binding glutamate synthase family protein, with the protein MRSLFWYASAMALVFHAITFFISPYLLLLCLLTLPLFVIGIIDMKQTKHSIRRNFPVIGHMRYLLEMIRPEINQYFIESNTDGTPFSREERSVVYQRSKKVTDTIPFGTQRNVYEEGYEYVPHSMSPVHVDPKSLRVSIGGKECKKPYLASIFNISAMSYGSLSKNSVLALNGGAKDGAFAHNTGEGGISPYHLENGGDLIWQIGTGYFGCRDDQGNFNPALFAERASDDRVKMIEIKLSQGAKPGHGGILPKEKLTEEISKIRSVPMGKDVISPPGHSAFNTPKELCLFIKKLRDFSGGKPIGIKLSIGRECEFFAFCKAMLETGITPDYISIDGSEGGTGAAPLEFSNSVGMPGQDAILFVVNTLRGLNLKKDIKVLASGKLTSAFGIIRLLSMGVDVCYAARPFMLSLGCIQALRCNTNDCPTGVATQDPHLVGGLVVTNKRKRVKNFHEQTIKGVAEILGAMGVSDHHDLTPHHLRRRVSQLDVRPLSDMIPWVEEGSYLKGEIPANWKYAFEAASSESFRLDKAKTLSLQLS; encoded by the coding sequence ATGCGTAGTTTATTTTGGTATGCCTCGGCGATGGCATTAGTGTTTCACGCCATTACATTCTTCATTTCTCCATACCTGTTACTACTCTGCCTGTTAACACTCCCGCTCTTCGTGATCGGGATCATTGATATGAAGCAGACAAAGCACTCAATCCGTAGAAACTTTCCGGTTATTGGTCACATGCGCTACTTGCTCGAGATGATCCGTCCGGAAATCAATCAGTACTTCATCGAATCAAATACTGACGGAACTCCGTTCTCACGCGAAGAGCGTTCGGTGGTTTACCAGCGTTCTAAAAAAGTAACGGATACAATTCCTTTCGGAACTCAAAGAAACGTTTATGAAGAAGGTTACGAATACGTACCTCATTCAATGTCACCAGTTCATGTAGATCCAAAGAGTCTGCGTGTTTCAATTGGCGGTAAGGAATGTAAAAAACCTTATCTCGCTTCGATCTTCAATATTTCGGCCATGAGTTACGGGTCACTAAGTAAGAACTCAGTTCTTGCTCTTAACGGTGGTGCCAAAGATGGTGCTTTCGCTCATAACACTGGTGAAGGTGGTATCTCTCCTTATCACTTAGAAAATGGCGGAGACCTTATCTGGCAAATCGGTACAGGATATTTTGGTTGTCGTGATGACCAAGGGAATTTCAATCCTGCGCTTTTTGCAGAAAGAGCTTCAGATGATCGCGTGAAAATGATTGAGATCAAACTCTCTCAAGGTGCTAAGCCTGGTCACGGTGGTATTCTTCCGAAAGAAAAACTTACCGAAGAAATTTCAAAGATTCGTAGTGTACCAATGGGGAAAGACGTTATCTCTCCTCCGGGTCACTCGGCCTTCAATACACCAAAAGAACTTTGTCTTTTTATCAAGAAGCTTCGTGATTTCTCTGGTGGAAAACCAATTGGTATTAAACTAAGTATTGGTCGCGAATGTGAGTTCTTCGCTTTCTGTAAGGCGATGCTTGAAACAGGTATTACTCCTGATTACATCTCAATCGATGGTTCAGAAGGTGGTACTGGTGCTGCTCCGTTAGAGTTCTCTAACTCAGTTGGTATGCCAGGACAGGACGCGATTCTTTTCGTGGTAAATACTCTTCGTGGTCTTAACCTTAAAAAAGACATCAAGGTACTTGCTTCAGGTAAGCTAACTTCAGCGTTTGGCATTATTCGCCTTCTCTCTATGGGTGTAGACGTTTGTTATGCTGCTCGTCCGTTCATGCTTTCTCTAGGCTGTATTCAGGCCCTTCGCTGTAATACCAACGATTGTCCGACAGGTGTTGCGACTCAAGATCCTCACCTCGTTGGTGGTCTGGTTGTGACTAATAAGAGAAAACGTGTGAAGAACTTCCACGAACAAACAATTAAAGGTGTGGCCGAAATTCTAGGCGCCATGGGTGTTTCAGATCACCACGATCTAACTCCTCATCACCTACGTCGTCGTGTTTCTCAACTGG
- a CDS encoding exonuclease domain-containing protein, with product MSDIVLPPKYYLDHFEEFIREVKKHHSPLMEERHHLYLADYDKLVNDSKCLLIRMINRSGKIFDKSSLIYEEIEAYNWEELRELNLVRSLEEQDLLDYLNWLKKDDFKKILLNANIPFKKSASREELLTLALNLNYSLSDLGGLDHMVVLNRHEEIDYLLFLYFGKLQNKLILPTLRDLGIRQSNKKGKFVAKFQNKEEAFTQYFYAHLKQQKRVFTLEEIETWPTAHLVETKSLREELLLKSAQKTEDPNIALSILKLCQDYPATTHRARLLHQLGFVDECLLELERMMDDPNNDEELLFAEDFLQRKYQKKRLSLLTETLRNAESLSIDESFYRHPEFGVLAHYENGHFAENYLWNTLFWTFFQEQLEDSAHSEFDYAPPELVEKTFFAKHEETIFHKFKTTSKEDLKALFAEDEILLDFIEFTDLDKIFQMLAYMAQDFYGRSSGFPDLFIIENNEVSFIEVKAEGDSLRPSQIKQMRQLEKVGFKVKVLQVNYKLNPQQTYVVVDLETTGSLSSWNRVTEIGAVKIQNGQVIDTFQTLINPERSIPQSIQELTGITNEMVKDAPTFSGIVEKFLDFMDGSIFVAHNAGFDYGFIQNEFARLEERFVMPYICTKAWMRKYYPGLPSYGLKNLCQTFNISLESHHRALCDATAAAHLLNLINQKRS from the coding sequence ATGTCGGATATCGTTCTCCCACCTAAGTACTACCTCGATCACTTCGAAGAATTTATTCGCGAAGTGAAGAAACACCACTCTCCTTTAATGGAAGAGCGTCATCATTTGTATCTGGCCGATTACGACAAACTGGTGAACGATTCCAAGTGCCTGCTTATTCGCATGATCAATCGTTCAGGAAAGATCTTCGATAAGTCCTCACTTATTTATGAAGAGATTGAAGCTTATAATTGGGAAGAACTCCGAGAACTTAATCTCGTTCGCAGTTTAGAAGAACAAGACCTATTAGATTATCTGAACTGGCTTAAGAAGGATGATTTCAAAAAGATTCTTTTAAACGCCAACATCCCATTTAAGAAATCCGCTTCTCGCGAGGAGCTCCTTACTCTGGCGCTCAATTTGAATTACTCACTAAGCGATTTGGGAGGCCTCGATCACATGGTGGTGCTCAATCGCCATGAAGAAATTGATTATCTTCTCTTTCTGTATTTTGGGAAGCTTCAGAATAAACTGATCCTTCCTACCCTTCGTGATCTTGGGATCAGGCAATCCAATAAGAAAGGAAAGTTTGTCGCCAAATTTCAGAATAAGGAAGAAGCATTCACTCAATACTTCTACGCTCATTTAAAGCAGCAAAAGCGGGTCTTTACTCTGGAAGAAATTGAGACCTGGCCCACGGCCCACTTAGTTGAGACTAAATCATTAAGAGAAGAACTCTTACTAAAGTCGGCCCAGAAAACTGAAGACCCAAATATCGCTCTCTCGATTCTAAAACTTTGCCAGGATTATCCGGCCACCACCCATCGCGCTCGTCTTCTTCATCAACTGGGATTTGTTGATGAATGCCTATTAGAACTTGAGCGTATGATGGACGATCCTAATAATGATGAAGAGCTTCTTTTTGCCGAGGACTTTCTCCAGCGAAAGTACCAGAAGAAGCGCTTGAGCCTTCTCACTGAAACTCTCCGAAACGCCGAGTCTCTTTCTATTGATGAGTCTTTTTATCGCCATCCGGAATTTGGCGTTCTTGCTCATTATGAAAATGGTCATTTTGCCGAAAACTATCTCTGGAACACATTGTTCTGGACCTTCTTTCAGGAACAACTTGAGGACAGCGCTCATTCGGAATTTGATTATGCTCCTCCTGAACTAGTGGAGAAAACTTTCTTTGCTAAGCATGAAGAGACCATCTTTCATAAATTTAAAACGACCTCGAAAGAAGATTTAAAGGCCCTCTTCGCTGAAGACGAAATCCTTTTAGACTTCATCGAGTTCACTGACCTGGATAAGATATTTCAAATGCTCGCCTATATGGCACAGGACTTTTATGGCCGAAGCTCTGGCTTTCCAGACCTCTTTATTATCGAAAACAATGAAGTGAGTTTCATTGAAGTTAAGGCCGAAGGAGATTCTTTAAGGCCTTCTCAGATTAAGCAGATGAGGCAACTTGAGAAAGTGGGCTTTAAGGTTAAAGTCCTTCAGGTGAACTACAAGTTAAATCCTCAGCAGACTTATGTGGTGGTGGATTTAGAGACCACCGGTAGTCTTTCAAGCTGGAACCGGGTAACGGAAATTGGTGCGGTTAAAATCCAAAACGGACAGGTCATCGATACCTTTCAGACCCTCATTAATCCAGAAAGATCTATTCCTCAAAGCATCCAGGAACTCACCGGCATCACCAATGAAATGGTCAAGGACGCTCCGACCTTCTCAGGGATCGTGGAAAAATTTCTCGATTTTATGGATGGAAGTATCTTCGTCGCCCACAATGCGGGCTTTGATTATGGCTTCATTCAAAATGAATTTGCCCGCTTAGAAGAACGTTTTGTGATGCCTTATATCTGCACCAAGGCCTGGATGCGTAAATACTATCCGGGACTTCCCTCTTATGGGCTCAAAAACCTGTGCCAGACCTTCAATATTAGTTTAGAGAGCCATCACCGAGCCCTTTGCGACGCGACCGCCGCCGCTCATCTATTAAATCTCATTAATCAAAAACGTAGCTGA
- a CDS encoding LexA family protein yields the protein MPEIQEMTGFQSPCAEYAEDRLSLDERFLTNPPAMYPLRVSSDSKLFDLKKGDHLIIDRSLDPKPGELVIAVISNEFKIARFTIAQNGEGYLMPFNKKVGDVEAEEDFIWGVISSQHRKFRS from the coding sequence ATGCCTGAAATTCAAGAAATGACCGGTTTTCAAAGCCCTTGCGCCGAATATGCGGAGGATCGATTGTCCCTGGACGAGAGATTCCTGACTAATCCGCCGGCCATGTATCCACTCAGGGTCTCAAGCGACAGTAAGCTTTTTGACCTTAAAAAGGGTGATCACCTTATTATCGACCGTTCGCTCGATCCTAAACCAGGGGAGCTGGTTATCGCCGTGATCAGTAATGAATTTAAGATCGCTCGCTTCACAATTGCTCAAAATGGCGAAGGATATCTCATGCCTTTTAACAAAAAGGTCGGAGATGTGGAAGCGGAAGAAGATTTCATCTGGGGAGTCATTTCATCTCAACATAGGAAGTTTCGCTCATGA
- a CDS encoding TetR/AcrR family transcriptional regulator, whose amino-acid sequence MKKTRDLERTRKEILDAAFMEVFSRGFQGVSIDDIVKKTTLTKGAFYHIFPTKLDLGYALVDDVIKPMIIERWINPLNEYENPLEGILKQLKTLIGKAPAEELKLGCPLNNLVQEMAPVDEGFHERLQMALNLWISEMDKQLKRAQKEGFIKKDVNTRQVAHFVVMAHEGFYGMLKGLNDKRAFDALYDSLRSYFQGIQEQ is encoded by the coding sequence ATGAAAAAGACCAGAGACCTGGAAAGAACCAGGAAAGAAATATTAGATGCCGCCTTTATGGAAGTTTTTAGCCGAGGCTTTCAGGGAGTGAGTATTGATGACATCGTTAAGAAAACGACTCTTACGAAAGGGGCCTTCTATCATATCTTCCCAACTAAATTAGATCTTGGTTACGCCCTGGTTGATGATGTGATTAAACCGATGATCATTGAACGTTGGATTAATCCATTAAACGAATATGAAAATCCTCTCGAAGGAATCTTAAAACAGTTAAAGACTTTGATTGGAAAAGCCCCGGCCGAAGAACTAAAACTCGGGTGTCCCCTTAATAATCTCGTTCAAGAAATGGCCCCAGTGGATGAGGGTTTTCATGAGCGCCTACAGATGGCTTTGAATCTTTGGATCTCAGAAATGGATAAGCAGTTAAAGCGTGCTCAAAAAGAGGGCTTTATCAAAAAAGACGTGAATACCCGCCAGGTCGCCCACTTCGTGGTGATGGCCCATGAGGGATTCTATGGGATGCTCAAAGGGCTCAACGACAAGAGGGCCTTCGATGCGCTCTACGATTCCCTACGTAGTTATTTTCAGGGTATTCAAGAGCAGTAA
- a CDS encoding GyrI-like domain-containing protein gives MLMKIGLGVVAVLIGFPGYVSTREGKFRYERSGVINATPEKNFPYLSDFKLGGEWSPFEQVDPNMKKTFTGNVMEFEGNKDAGSGRLELLNTVPNQSVDIKLTMLKPFHAENLVQYKLTPEQNGTRFTWIMSGDGGFMGKLMNVFMDCEKMIGDQFLKGISNLKSVVEGKNMNLTEKPEIVTWPETHYVFVEKTGPFQETAQPAWESLHKNVPNIKSVKGFMSLYKVEPKMVYRAGAMVAVKPDQVPAGLAHVKFEGGKYAKFTLIGAYENLPEASGKVFEIIKRDHMNLRDAFFIENYVNDPATTPADKLVTEILVPIQ, from the coding sequence ATGCTGATGAAGATTGGATTGGGTGTTGTAGCAGTGTTAATCGGATTTCCTGGTTATGTTTCAACCCGTGAAGGGAAGTTTCGATATGAGAGAAGTGGAGTGATCAATGCTACTCCGGAAAAGAACTTCCCTTATTTAAGTGATTTCAAATTAGGTGGTGAGTGGTCGCCATTTGAACAAGTCGATCCCAACATGAAAAAGACCTTCACTGGAAATGTAATGGAATTCGAAGGCAACAAAGATGCTGGATCAGGGAGACTAGAACTTCTCAACACGGTTCCAAATCAATCAGTCGATATTAAGCTCACAATGTTAAAACCATTCCATGCAGAAAATTTGGTGCAGTACAAACTGACTCCTGAACAAAATGGAACACGTTTTACGTGGATCATGTCGGGAGATGGCGGCTTCATGGGTAAACTTATGAATGTCTTCATGGACTGCGAAAAGATGATCGGAGATCAATTCTTGAAAGGGATTTCAAACCTCAAAAGTGTTGTGGAGGGTAAAAATATGAATCTTACCGAAAAACCAGAGATCGTTACCTGGCCTGAAACTCATTATGTATTCGTAGAGAAGACCGGCCCGTTCCAAGAAACAGCACAACCTGCTTGGGAATCACTTCATAAAAATGTTCCGAACATTAAATCAGTGAAGGGCTTCATGAGTCTTTATAAAGTAGAACCTAAAATGGTTTATCGTGCGGGTGCTATGGTTGCCGTGAAACCAGATCAAGTTCCGGCCGGTTTGGCCCATGTGAAGTTTGAAGGTGGGAAATATGCTAAGTTCACTCTTATTGGTGCATATGAAAATCTTCCCGAGGCCAGTGGAAAAGTATTCGAAATCATCAAGCGTGATCATATGAATCTTCGTGATGCTTTCTTCATTGAGAATTATGTGAATGATCCAGCGACGACTCCAGCAGATAAACTTGTGACAGAAATTCTTGTCCCAATCCAATAG
- a CDS encoding uracil-DNA glycosylase: protein MPSLKSIHQKLQKCRACPNMCGTPVHGKANMTDIMLIGQAPGPHEANRGKPFAYTAGKTLFGWLNSVTGLEEEELRERIYFAAVARCFPGKASSGGDREPTPVEIENCRVFLEAEVQVLKPKLIIAVGKLAISEVLGIKKSTKLTDVIGKKFEVEYHGEKVIVVPLPHPSGVSTWHKTEPGVTLLKKSLLLLNTLKITT from the coding sequence ATGCCAAGTCTCAAGTCTATTCATCAGAAACTTCAAAAATGTCGCGCCTGTCCCAATATGTGCGGAACACCTGTGCATGGGAAAGCGAACATGACTGATATCATGCTTATTGGGCAAGCTCCTGGTCCGCACGAAGCGAATCGCGGAAAACCTTTTGCGTATACTGCAGGTAAAACTCTTTTTGGCTGGCTTAATTCTGTGACAGGGTTGGAGGAAGAAGAGCTCCGCGAGCGTATTTATTTTGCGGCGGTGGCGAGATGTTTTCCGGGAAAGGCGAGCAGTGGTGGAGATCGAGAACCAACACCTGTTGAAATTGAGAATTGTCGCGTGTTCCTTGAAGCAGAAGTTCAGGTCTTAAAACCAAAACTCATTATTGCAGTTGGAAAGCTCGCGATTAGTGAAGTCTTGGGAATTAAAAAATCGACTAAACTTACAGACGTCATTGGTAAAAAGTTTGAAGTTGAATATCATGGCGAGAAAGTCATTGTAGTGCCACTTCCTCATCCAAGTGGTGTCTCCACTTGGCACAAAACGGAGCCTGGAGTGACTCTACTTAAAAAGTCCTTACTGCTCTTGAATACCCTGAAAATAACTACGTAG
- a CDS encoding SRPBCC family protein, with translation MKLDLNPELDLILERMTDLPASAIWEAWTNPELIKEWFCPRPWKTTACTIDLRPGGVFATTMKGPEGEEFSGAGCILEVIPNKRFVWTDALTTDYRPSTKPFFTGIIMMEELNGKTKYTAIARHGSVETKKQHQEMGFEQGWGIAFDQMVELMKARQSK, from the coding sequence ATGAAACTTGATCTTAATCCTGAACTCGATTTGATTCTTGAACGTATGACGGATCTTCCAGCTTCTGCTATTTGGGAGGCCTGGACTAATCCGGAACTTATTAAAGAATGGTTCTGTCCTCGTCCCTGGAAGACAACTGCGTGTACGATTGATCTTCGTCCAGGTGGTGTGTTCGCGACAACGATGAAAGGTCCTGAAGGCGAAGAGTTTAGTGGTGCTGGCTGTATTCTTGAAGTGATTCCCAATAAGAGATTTGTTTGGACCGATGCTCTGACAACAGACTATCGTCCATCAACAAAACCATTCTTCACTGGCATCATTATGATGGAAGAGCTAAACGGTAAAACGAAATACACCGCCATCGCTCGTCACGGAAGTGTTGAGACAAAAAAACAACATCAGGAAATGGGATTTGAGCAGGGCTGGGGCATTGCATTTGACCAAATGGTCGAATTAATGAAAGCTCGACAAAGTAAATGA
- a CDS encoding Y-family DNA polymerase produces the protein MTIGLVDCNSFYCSCERVFKPETRGRPIIVLSNNDGCAIAFSREAKAIGFGQMCEPFFETEERIKKHKVVVFSSNYTLYDDMSKRVMTLLKNYTPELEVYSVDEAFLSLDGYDHFDLVEYGKKIRKDILKITGIPVGVGISKTKVLSKIANKLSKKSKGVWVMNTDKEIDEALKNYPVRDIWGIGSASARKLNLLGITTAYEFKMYKNENLIQKMLTKTGREVQEELRGVRCLEMEEVEAKVNIANTRSFGKDTYSKRELQEAIATFATKCAEKLRYQDSVCYGLSVFVHTNAFKEIEQYYGSGSFVFGSGTSDTIKIIKAAWHVLDQIYRPGFGYKKGGVILNHIVSKNENQLNLFNQDPSDNEKLSNVIDLINNRYGPRTIKSAACGINHAWKLRADYITKRYTTNWNEILTV, from the coding sequence ATGACCATTGGATTAGTGGACTGCAATTCTTTTTATTGTTCCTGCGAGCGGGTCTTTAAACCAGAGACCCGCGGTCGTCCGATCATCGTGCTTTCAAATAACGATGGTTGCGCGATTGCTTTTTCCCGTGAGGCGAAGGCGATTGGATTTGGACAAATGTGTGAGCCCTTCTTTGAGACCGAAGAAAGAATTAAAAAACACAAGGTCGTGGTTTTTTCATCCAACTATACACTCTACGATGATATGTCGAAGCGAGTAATGACACTTCTAAAAAACTACACGCCGGAGCTGGAGGTGTATTCAGTGGACGAGGCCTTCCTTTCCCTCGACGGTTATGACCATTTTGATTTGGTTGAGTATGGTAAAAAAATTCGAAAAGACATTTTAAAGATCACAGGCATCCCTGTGGGGGTGGGAATTTCTAAAACGAAGGTCCTTTCAAAGATCGCCAATAAACTTTCGAAAAAATCGAAAGGCGTTTGGGTGATGAATACAGATAAAGAAATCGATGAGGCCCTGAAAAATTATCCCGTAAGAGACATCTGGGGCATTGGTTCGGCCAGTGCCAGAAAGCTTAATCTCTTAGGCATCACCACTGCCTATGAATTTAAGATGTATAAGAATGAAAATCTCATTCAGAAAATGCTCACCAAGACCGGACGAGAAGTGCAAGAAGAGCTTCGTGGTGTTCGGTGTCTTGAGATGGAAGAAGTGGAGGCGAAGGTCAATATCGCCAACACTCGAAGCTTTGGTAAGGACACTTACAGTAAGCGAGAACTCCAGGAAGCGATTGCCACTTTTGCCACCAAGTGCGCGGAAAAGCTTCGTTACCAAGACAGCGTTTGTTATGGGCTCAGTGTTTTTGTTCACACCAATGCTTTTAAAGAAATTGAGCAGTACTACGGATCAGGAAGTTTTGTTTTTGGCAGTGGCACTAGCGACACGATCAAAATCATTAAGGCCGCTTGGCATGTCCTGGATCAAATTTACAGGCCGGGCTTTGGTTACAAGAAGGGCGGAGTGATTTTAAATCACATCGTCTCTAAGAACGAAAATCAGCTGAATCTTTTTAATCAGGACCCAAGTGATAATGAAAAACTAAGTAATGTAATTGATCTTATCAATAATCGTTACGGGCCCCGTACCATTAAAAGTGCTGCCTGTGGCATTAATCACGCCTGGAAACTCCGGGCCGATTACATCACTAAACGTTATACAACGAATTGGAACGAGATCTTAACAGTATGA
- a CDS encoding Dps family protein, translated as MPVDSRKELRTPSDLGDDARKNITASLNGLLSDVFALYMKTKNFHWHVSGPHFRDFHHMLDDQSEEIFAMTDDIAERVRKVGGRTLRSIGEIAKKQRIKDNDADFVTPQDMLSELAEDNRQLASYMREIHDICDEYRDFSTASLLENWIDEAEERNWYLFESTRRLGSEG; from the coding sequence ATGCCAGTCGATTCACGCAAAGAACTACGTACTCCCTCTGACCTTGGTGATGATGCAAGAAAGAACATCACCGCATCTCTTAATGGATTGCTGTCAGACGTATTTGCTCTTTATATGAAAACGAAAAACTTCCATTGGCACGTGAGTGGGCCACACTTCCGTGACTTTCACCATATGTTGGACGACCAATCGGAAGAAATCTTCGCCATGACTGATGATATTGCTGAACGAGTTCGAAAAGTTGGCGGCCGAACTCTTCGTTCAATTGGTGAGATCGCCAAGAAACAAAGAATCAAAGATAACGACGCCGATTTCGTTACTCCGCAAGACATGCTTTCTGAGCTGGCCGAAGATAACCGTCAGCTGGCGTCTTACATGCGAGAGATCCATGATATCTGTGATGAGTATCGCGACTTTTCAACTGCGAGCTTATTAGAGAATTGGATTGATGAAGCGGAAGAAAGAAACTGGTATTTATTTGAATCGACGAGAAGACTTGGGTCCGAAGGCTAG